The following are encoded in a window of Kitasatospora sp. NBC_01250 genomic DNA:
- a CDS encoding MFS transporter, with amino-acid sequence MAQVIERTAALNSKGVDVGAPPRRWIWLAAWPVTAVFVLSNAATPLYALWQHDIGFGKGTLTVVFACYIAGLIGSLLVCGVLSDRIGRRRVLVPAILLALLACGIFATAASVPALLAARLLTGIAVGAAVSAGMAAVADVAGAERRRLAALLASCAMVLGAGTGPLLAGVLSQELPGPTSVVFGVVAVLLLVALAVVWRMPLPPRGASAAGPLLRVPRVPRGNGRQLALGIAVFAPGITATSFVLSLGPSLLTALLGGGSRILAGVVAFAMFLTATAVQFAVQRLSRRAILLAGAASTVLAVAALVGAVRGHAVALLVAAALLAGAGQGLGQLGGLSLLNASVPAGSLAEANAALNVGGYLLAGTLPVAAGFLSDAIGLTGGATVFGAALALLATLGGVLVAVKRDWVRAS; translated from the coding sequence ATGGCGCAGGTCATCGAGAGAACAGCAGCGTTGAACAGCAAGGGAGTTGATGTCGGGGCACCGCCACGTCGATGGATCTGGCTGGCCGCCTGGCCGGTCACCGCCGTCTTCGTGCTGTCCAATGCCGCCACCCCGCTCTATGCCCTGTGGCAGCACGACATCGGCTTCGGCAAAGGCACGCTGACCGTCGTCTTCGCCTGCTACATCGCCGGCCTGATCGGCTCGCTGCTGGTCTGCGGGGTGCTCTCGGACCGGATCGGCCGTCGCCGGGTGCTGGTCCCGGCGATCCTGCTGGCGCTGCTGGCCTGCGGCATCTTCGCCACCGCCGCCTCGGTGCCCGCGCTGCTGGCGGCCCGGCTGCTCACCGGGATCGCGGTCGGGGCGGCCGTCTCGGCGGGCATGGCGGCGGTGGCCGACGTCGCGGGCGCCGAGCGGCGGCGGCTGGCCGCGCTGCTCGCCTCCTGCGCGATGGTGCTGGGCGCGGGCACCGGGCCGCTGCTCGCGGGTGTGCTGTCGCAGGAGCTGCCGGGGCCGACCAGCGTGGTCTTCGGCGTGGTCGCCGTGCTGCTCCTGGTCGCACTGGCGGTGGTGTGGCGGATGCCGCTGCCGCCGCGGGGGGCGAGCGCCGCAGGACCACTGCTCCGCGTGCCCCGGGTGCCGCGCGGCAACGGGCGCCAACTCGCCCTGGGGATCGCGGTCTTCGCGCCCGGCATCACCGCGACCTCGTTCGTCCTGTCGCTCGGCCCCTCGCTGCTCACGGCGCTGCTCGGCGGCGGCAGCCGGATCCTCGCCGGGGTGGTCGCGTTCGCGATGTTCCTCACCGCGACCGCCGTGCAGTTCGCCGTGCAGCGGCTGAGCCGGCGCGCGATCCTGCTGGCGGGCGCCGCTTCGACCGTGCTGGCCGTGGCCGCCCTGGTCGGCGCGGTCCGCGGCCACGCCGTGGCGCTGCTGGTGGCAGCGGCGCTGCTGGCGGGTGCCGGGCAGGGGCTGGGCCAGCTCGGCGGGCTGTCGCTGCTGAACGCCAGTGTGCCGGCCGGCTCGCTCGCGGAGGCCAACGCCGCGCTCAACGTGGGGGGTTACCTGCTGGCGGGCACGCTCCCGGTGGCTGCCGGGTTCCTGAGCGACGCGATCGGGCTGACCGGCGGGGCCACGGTCTTCGGCGCCGCGCTGGCGCTGCTCGCGACGCTCGGTGGGGTGCTCGTTGCCGTCAAGAGGGACTGGGTGCGGGCGAGTTGA
- a CDS encoding ArsR/SmtB family transcription factor, protein MAPSSSPGTPAAPTTPAAPAVHRHPEPADLPEPLPEPGVAELRLEAVLGALSDPLRLHIVRALLLDSDAFDHSCSWFGLDRPKSSLTHHFRSLREAGVTRQRQYGLERRSQVRIDDLEARFPGLLALVANWTPKEG, encoded by the coding sequence ATGGCACCCAGCTCTTCCCCCGGCACCCCCGCGGCGCCCACCACCCCCGCGGCACCCGCCGTCCACCGCCACCCCGAGCCCGCCGACCTGCCCGAGCCGCTGCCCGAGCCGGGGGTCGCCGAGCTGCGCCTGGAGGCGGTGCTGGGCGCACTGAGCGACCCGCTGCGCCTGCACATCGTGCGCGCGCTGCTGCTCGACTCCGACGCCTTCGACCACTCGTGCAGCTGGTTCGGCCTGGACCGTCCCAAGTCCTCGCTGACCCACCACTTCCGCTCCCTGCGCGAGGCCGGCGTCACCCGCCAGCGCCAGTACGGCCTCGAACGCCGCAGCCAGGTGCGGATCGACGACCTGGAGGCGCGCTTCCCCGGCCTGCTGGCCCTGGTCGCGAACTGGACGCCGAAGGAGGGGTAG
- a CDS encoding MarR family winged helix-turn-helix transcriptional regulator translates to MQQKQKDVTQHVGYLLKRAQSALRGAMDKVLREHGLTVPQYSTLELLALHPGMSNADLARATFVTRQSGNVVLRGLQDAGLITRPDAADHGRALPAHLTEEGHARLTTVQAAVYAVEERMTAAIEPRRVTALLADLERIAAALEE, encoded by the coding sequence ATGCAGCAGAAGCAGAAGGACGTCACCCAGCACGTGGGATACCTGCTCAAGCGCGCCCAGTCCGCGCTGCGCGGGGCCATGGACAAGGTGCTGCGCGAGCACGGGCTGACCGTGCCGCAGTACTCGACCCTCGAACTGCTGGCCCTGCACCCCGGCATGTCCAACGCCGACCTCGCCCGCGCGACCTTCGTCACCCGGCAGTCCGGGAACGTCGTGCTGCGGGGCCTGCAGGACGCGGGCCTGATCACCCGCCCCGACGCCGCCGACCACGGCCGCGCCCTCCCTGCCCACCTCACCGAGGAGGGCCACGCCCGCCTGACCACGGTGCAGGCCGCCGTCTACGCCGTCGAAGAGCGCATGACCGCGGCGATCGAGCCCCGGCGCGTCACCGCGCTCCTCGCCGACCTCGAACGCATCGCGGCGGCCCTGGAGGAGTGA
- a CDS encoding VOC family protein — MSVTVNGPDFIALQVRDLNAAAAFCEQHLGLRRAAVSPPHGVVFDTKPIPFAVRELLPGVDLADTARPGLGVALWFQTSDAHELHAKLTAAGVTILTPIVDSPFGPMFSFEGPEGYTLTVHGG; from the coding sequence ATGTCCGTCACCGTCAACGGCCCCGACTTCATCGCCCTTCAGGTGCGCGACCTGAACGCCGCGGCCGCCTTCTGCGAGCAGCACCTCGGCCTGCGCCGGGCAGCGGTCTCACCGCCGCACGGCGTCGTGTTCGACACCAAGCCGATCCCCTTCGCCGTCCGCGAGCTCCTGCCCGGCGTCGACCTCGCCGACACCGCCCGGCCCGGCCTCGGCGTGGCGCTCTGGTTCCAGACCTCCGACGCCCACGAGCTCCACGCCAAGCTCACCGCCGCCGGGGTCACCATCCTCACGCCGATCGTGGACAGCCCGTTCGGCCCGATGTTCTCCTTCGAGGGCCCCGAGGGCTACACCCTCACCGTCCACGGGGGCTGA